A segment of the Hemicordylus capensis ecotype Gifberg chromosome 6, rHemCap1.1.pri, whole genome shotgun sequence genome:
ctctcaccaTGAAAACAATCCTGGAGGGCTTTCAAATGCAGCGCAGCATTGTGGAAGTTCATTTTAGGATCCTGCAGCCTCTTTTGAACACTGTCAATTCAAGCGAGGATCTTATTCCAAAAACCCAGTAGAGTCAGAAATTCATAACTCAACAAGTGGATGCGCAGGTGCTTTGCATCACTTCTGCTTTCAACGGTCTCATCTGCATCGTCTCTCATGTCCAGAAGAACTTCAAGTATCCTCTCCAGGTGGTTGTTGACTGGCTTCACTGCTTCCGTCCTTGAACTCCACCTGGTTTCAGACTCCGACTTAAGAGATACAGGCACGGCGTCTCTGAGTCTTTGCCAGCGCTGTGTTGAGCGAGAAAAAAAAGCGTAGAGGGAATCAATGGTTCCAAAAAATGACTCCATCTCCACATCCTCTTTGGCTGCATGCACACCCACCAAGTTGAGTGAATGATTGTCGCAATTCACAAACACTGCCAGCTTGTTTTGCTCACGTATCCGTTGAGCAACACCACTTCTGTGTCCAGCCATCACAGCAGCATTGTCATAGCACTGTGACCGACAATCTTGCAGCTCCATTCCGTCCTTCTCTAACTTTTCCAAAATGTCTTTAGTCAAGCTCTCAGCATCCTTCCGGCTTAGCTCGATAAAACCAAGGAAGGACTCTCTCACACGGACTGTATGACTCTCATAATCAATTTCTACATATCGAACTACTTGTGACATCTGCTCACGGTGTGCCAGGTCAGGAGTCGAGTCGAACATGAGGCCATAGTATTTTGCTTTGCAAATGCCTCCCGGTATACTCTTGCGAACAGTGGATGCCATCAGATGGATGAATTCATTCTGGACTGCCGGTGAGAGATAAGAGGTGGATCCAGGATGACTTTCCACATGGGTCAGGTGTTCTTTCATGACTGGGTCACAAGTAGCCATTAGTTTTACTAAGCCAAGGAAATTTCCTACATTGGTGTCATATAGCTGAAGTGACTCCCTATGTCCTCGCAAAGGCAGGTTCTGAGTTGCAAGGTATTTGATGCAGTTAAGGATTCTTGTCAAGATTTCGCGCCACCTCTGCTTCCCCTTCTCAATCTGTGACCGAAGTTCCGCATCAATGAGTCCTCTGTTTCCAGCTATATTTCTTTCCATTTCTATCCACTGTGCGAAGCACTCCAGATGATTCTTGGCATTCTCATGAACAGGAATCCTTTCAGGTTTTTTCCAATTTTTGAATCCACTTTCCTGCTCCAATGTGGACTGATGCTCTGATCGGGAAAagagaagacagcagaagcaaaatgccGACCTCTTAGAAGGGGAATAGAGCATCCATGGGCGATCCACCTCCTCACCACAGCCACCTCCCAATCTCTTCCTGAACCAAGTCTTGTTCATCGCACGGTTTTTAGTTGGTAGGAAAGGCCCCTCAGAGTTCTGGAAATACTTAGCACCCAGCCTTATCATTTCTTCTCTAAGCATGTCAGGGATAATCGGTCTTCCAGTTGCCTTGTCAAACTGCAGAAGTCCGATGTCATGCCGCTCAATCACTTCCGACCTAACAGTTAGAGGCTCTTGGTCAGCATCCAGTTCACTGCACatagtgtcctcctcctccttgggttcAGTCTCACTCTCATCAGTAGACCCGACATCACCACCGGCTTCCCCTCCTGTCACGTCCACACTCTCTGTGGCAGCCTTGGCCTCCTCATCTGGCTGGactccctcctccacttgtgacggatgtgcacttgatccaccttcatctggctggacttcctcctccacttgtgctggcAACTCTGTGGGAGGTGGTGTGGAGCTACTTGTCCCGGGCCTTGCAAAGAATGACTCAAGGATCCTGCTCGACTTCtgggcttcctctgcctccagccTCCGCCTCTTCCGTCCTGCAGCTCCACTTGCCTTCTTCGGTGGCATGATGATGTTCAAATCTCTAAGGGAATTTGTTCATTATGtcaacatcccactcttcctccaaggagccctatgCCCTATGCACACCTATGCCTGCATTTGACACCCCTGGTTACACAATAATGCTTTCCAGTATACTGGAATTCTTGAGAGCCAGCACACCCCACAACTGTCTCTGTATTGAAGTCTGGGCGTAGCAagtttgtagtgggcccagagagacaagattttgaattcctcccccccacccccatcaatgcagctcagcacatgaagtCATGCAATATTAAACAGGACATCATCCAGTATTCTTGAATTCTTGAGAGCCAGCACACCCCACAACTGTCTCTGTATTGAAGTCTGGGCGTAGCAagtttgtagtgggcccagagagacaagattttgaattcctcccccctccccatcaatTGCTTTACTTACAGTTGGCTGGTTCAGAGCGCTGGTTTGTAGTTGGTTGTGTGCCTGCAGTTCCAAtcagcagaggtgctattattgttttttgagagaaaatagtatttattttttgcatttcaatttatttatttctacattctatatcccactctccctccaagtagcccagagtgctgcactacatacttaggttcttcctcacaagcagcaaccctgtgaagttggcctgtatctcaaacaacagaaaagGTTTCAGTCTCTTTCTGATAAGTTGTATGACACACATGTTCTATGTTTACACCTAACATTCTCTTTAATGGAAGCCCTTAGTAAGAGAGATAAAGACTGGTCCACTCATTATCCCCAAAACGCATTAGTCAAGCTCTACTGTGTCAGAATATTAACTTTATTATGGCCATATATTGATAGTTTTAAAGGGGGAGAGGAATAAGTTTTTATGTTGACATATCAACATTTACCTAGTGTTTGTAAAGATTAATTTGGctatatttattatattcaaTTTGTAAGGAACAGTGGGCAAAGTCTCCTCTCTCAAGATATACTGAGAGCTCTGGGAACAGATGTTTGCTATCAGTGCAGAAGGAGAAATAGCTGTAAAAAATTCCTGTCTTCAGACAGATGACCCACTATTATTTGAAAGAAACAATTCATTTTTACTAACTTTCATTAAGGTCTACTTCCTATAAAATGAAATGTCTATCATCTAATCAAAACTCAAAAAACAGCACCACAAAATAAACAACACCATGACAAAGAAAAAAGTAGCCATTGCCATATTCAGCTTGCATTCACAGAATATACATGGTTTTAACAATGACGGCAAATCACTGGAAATCATAAAGATACATCATGTTCCAACTAGCACAAATATACTACCAAGCAGCTGCTGTAGAAGGCTCCTGGCAGAGTCtcttggtagggctgggagagattcctgcctgcaaccgtggagaagccgctgccagtctgggtaggcaacactgagctggatggacccagggtctgactcagtatatggcagcttcctaggttcctagtccACTAGGCTCACACCAGGTATGGTCATGTAGACTGACTCTAGGGGGTGTACTAAAATGTCCAGTTCAGTTTTTTCTAAGTCTCTGACCAGCAgtacaaagttaaaactttaAACATTAATAAGAATCCATCCTAAAGTATAACAACTGGGTTAGCTATTAGAGCCTGTCTGATTCTCTTGgccaccacacaaaatttggctacattatCTGTAATGTCAGAGTCAAcaagaataatttaaaacaaacaaacaaacaaactcatctGAAACGGCCTGGAATGTTTCTTAGTAAAGTGGGacaattctttctttctccatccatccatccatcactttttttctttctttcctttccttttcaattcctgtttcctttcctttctttttttttctttctttctccatccatccatcccttaaATATTACattccagaagaagaagaaataataaaaattctCACTGAGCacttttattatttcttcttcttctggaatGTAATATTAGCAGTAAGTGCAGGCAGGAGTTATGAGGAGAAGCAGCACACATGGAGGCTAcgaggaagggggggaggagaaaagaggcactTCCTTCCAAAACAACTCCAAATCCtcaaggaacacacacacctccctctctctctttttctcctgccCTTCTAATATTTTCAGCTTCTTAAGGAAGTTAAAGTATGCACTTTTGAACATATGTGGCTGCCAGCTTTAAATTCAATTAATGAAAGCTGCCTTTGATGTATTATTGAAATGCAGCCGTTACAAAGATAGGGGTGAAGTAACCAAATGGCGGAATCATTTCTGTAGCATCAGATTCAGAGACCCACagggcactgggggtggggtggggtggggtggggagagatggggaataagacaattttttaaaaaataaaataataaatggtgAATTAGGAATTCTTATTTGAAAATGACTCAAGTCCTAGCTGCTCTACAATATCCATTTAAATGTCTGCTGGCATGGAGAACAGATCATAGTTAACTGCACATGCAATGAAAAATTCACAGGAAAATGTTGGCGgtttttacactcattaaacATTAAGCGCCATTACGGGAAGAGGCTTTTTagggagtgaggagctctgcatgcaagctcctctctccttctctaaaatACAATTGATTGCAGGACGTGGCCCCGCCGGGAAGAAGAGATCTGGTATGGGGAGGTCTCGCAGCTGGGTGGACGGGTGGGCGGTTGGCGACGAGAGCCGCGCCCGCGGGGGCATtttcatgggccgttttggcccttaaacgtggcgAGGGGGAGTTGGAGCACATTACAGCTAACACGTAGCTGTACAGCGAAGAAGTGGGCAAGTCTCAAGACAAATCCCAAGAAGAGCAATCACCCCCATGCCCCATCCACAACCGTAAATGTACTCAGAGCATCAGAGACCAGAagagaaaaaaaacacacacacaccttgttgttgtgaccaccacgctggcttcttTTCTTTAATTAATGATGACGCGCGCAAGCGCGACTCTCTCGAGGTCTGGTCTGGTTCCCCGCGCGGCTGGCGTTTTTGTTGTGCGTGCCTCCGTGTCCTgccctgcctgcgcctgctgcagcccccaggcagccccagcaaTGACGCTCTCCTCGCCTCGGCGGCTCCGCGCGAGTCCACGACCGCGCCACGTGCAGACAGCCAGGCGAATGGAGCTGGGAGGATGGACGCGACGCACGCATGCTCAGTGCGACTCGGCACGCcgccggccgagtcgcgcgtgcgtCGTGCGTGTAGAGACCCGGCGGCTgggccactagagggcctctctGGCTGGCGCCTGATCTAGAGCGAGCCAGCAGCCACAGCGGCGCCGGCAAGCACAGCAGTAAGCACAGCAGTAAGCAAGGCGCCCGTTGCGGcgcccgccaccaagccaggcaggcaggctggtggccagcaaagcaatgggggggccgcCCGTGGGCGTGGAGGGGACCGTTCCAGGGGGAGCGCCAACGCGCTCCCCTGCCGgagaactttgtgtgtgtgtgtgtgtgtgtgtgtgtgtgtgtatgtttatttatttatttattttttaaaaattttaatttttggataggcgggggtcatggcggcgcccccccacgtgaccagggaagatggcgcccggggcacgtgcccccccccctatcgttatgcctatgagccctctgactcactagtctggcctccactgtctgagacgagacagcgcaaaatccttaacttccaacacatacttgagtttctctttcacaacaaccctgtgaagtaggttaggctgagagagaagtgactggcccagagtcacccagctagtttcctggctgaatggggatttgaactcaggtctccccggtcctagtccagcactctaaccactacactggaAATTCAATGCTAAAGTGAACTAGGTTGTCATGACATTCATTCAGTGGGAGTGTCAGAAAAACCTTACTGAGATAAGGAGAATGCAGTACATTTCAATCAATTATCAATTATGTCAACGAAGGACATAATTATCAATTATGTCAACGAAGGACATAATTATCAATTATGTCAACTATCAATCAGTGTCAATTATGTCAACGAAGGAATTTTGTTTGGTTAGAGCAAACAATGTTAGGAGCCAAGACTTCCAAATTCATTTGGTGAGATTTCATGAATCACATGCACAATATGTGGGAGGTAAGGACAAGATGGGATTGGTGGGAGCTAGATGTCTGCCAGCAAGCTTTGGCCTctatggcggattaacgtagtagcaaatgtagcatttgctacaggccccacgTTTTCAAGGGCCCTGCACGCCTGACTTCCAACTGCCCCTTCTGCTCTCTCTACGGTGTGTGGGGAAGAGCGTTCTGAGAAATGGGCTCTGTTGACTCCTGcctctgcagcagctgcagtaaGCGCCTGCTCTCACTTCACTTGCCTCCGATTAgcaagctcagctcagctgtagTGCACCCCTCCCCTGTTAAAAGGTAATGGGCCATTACTTGCAAGGTTTTCAGCAGATCTTTATCTTTGTCACTctgagtggcgggggggggggcaggcagtaattgctgcaaggGTGGGAAAGAGACCATGAAACTTGCAGGAGATCCCTCTCCAGCCCTGACTCCAGTGTCTCCAAGAAAAATAATTAGGAAAATACTTTTTTACTTCAAGAAATCCCAGAGGCCAGAAAGAAAAAATAATGAACTGTTTCATCTCAGGCCATGTGCGTATGTGGTATTTCTGAATGCtctgttgcattttttaaaaaaagttctgaaATGCAATACAAAAAAGTTCTGAAATGCAATACATCTGCACTTTactagtctggatttcagccagtgTCTCGTAGTACCATACACTCTCCTCATGTGGAATCTTCTTCATAGCCTCTACATTTGGATCTCCTAACCTTCCTTTCTATTGCTCCTCCAGCTCACCCTCTTTCTAGAGGGGTAATCCTCAGCATGCTGGCCACCCACCAAGCCATGTGGAGATGATTTGGTACCATGGACTCACAGATTCTTCTGTGGTAAGTCAGAGTGAATTTGGCTGAATTGGGGAAGGGGCCTTTGGATCCAGTCCAGGACTGGCTGTCTTAAGGGGAGAGATTCTGGTATGTTTTCCTAGGTGACACTAGGTGATGGCTTGCTTATTGGGTTGTCTTGGTTGTCTCTAGTGGAAAACACTTTACACCCCAGCCCAGTATTTGGATTAGCTACAAGCTGTATCAGGAGACAGGTGTGTGAcaggtaaaaggcagcttccaattGGAGTGCACCATGAAGCCTCATTTCTGTTGTGTCAGGATAAAGATGACGAAGGGTGCTAGAACTGGGCTCCCtcccaatttattttatttatttaatttatatgctgcccgACTCCAGAGGCAACAGGTGGTTCACAAAGACAAAtgaaaccaactattaaaacaagaattttaaaaattccaacacattcagaaattacagcaatttttGAACCTATCCTGCAAGCTAAGGATGCAAACAAGAAACAGGTCAACTCACAGGAGATTTTCTCTAGCAATACAGATGCTTCATTAGGCCGTACAGGGGAGCAGTGCCATGTATGTTGTAtctgtgtttgtgcatttgtCCATTTGTGCATTGCATTTATGTTTGTGTGTTgcatctctgtgtgtttgtgggtTCTGTCTGTGTTTTTGCATTTATGTTTTGTGTGTTGCATCTATGTTTGTGAGTTTGTGCTGCATGTTGTATCTGTGTTTGTGCTTTTGTGTGTTTGTAAATtgtgtctgtttgtgtgtttctgcagttctattctgcatgtgtttgtgtatttgtgttgcatgtgtgcatttgtgttgACTGTGTGTTTCTGCCATGTGCATGTTCGTGCCACGTGCATTGCAtctgtgtttgtgcatttgtCTCTTTGTGTTACATCTGTGTTAGTGCATTGTGTTTGTGcgtttgtgtgtgtttctgtatgTATATTGCATGTGCTATGTGTTTGTGTCATTGTGTTGCATGTGTGCATTAGTGTTTTTGTGTTGTCTGCATACATTTGTGTGTAGCATGTTTGTGAACAGGCAGTAAATTGGCTAAAAGTAGCTGAGATCaccttcccccatccccaccaaaaaaaatctgGTGTAAGTAAAGTAGCCCTGCCCATTGAAGCCAATGAGGCTTTCTTATCCTAGAAGTCAAATGCAGTTCAGGGGATGGGCAGCAGGACACTGTCAACTGAGAAAAGTGTGAGGTAATTCTGAAGAAGTGTGAAGGAGTTACACCCTGCCTGACAGAgaagagagaatggagagaggaaagaaaaggaTGCTGTAATTATGGGCAGACTTACTCCAAAATAACCCCACACACTGCTGCTTCCCTACACTGGAAGGCCATCTGGCTTTCCCAATATGTcatatctcccctcccctctccctccctccaccttctCTGAGAGTTCACATTCCATCACTAATAGAGTAAGCAATTTTACCTGCAGCAGAATCCACTAGCTGGCTCCCCCTGCGGATGTCAGAGGACTGGCAAAACGTGTCAGCATTCTAGCTTCTTTACCAAAACAGTCACGCTCTGCCTAACTTTGCCAGCACTTGTTACCTGTGGgctttaatggggcaggaaaaACCTTAATAACTTTTGAACCATTACTCTAAACTTTACCAAACCACTAAAAGGCATGGCTCCTAGACAATCCTGACAGAGTACACCAGTCATTCTGACAAAAACTTGAAAGAGTTAGATGATAACATGTGGATGAAGTTTGGACAAAAGGGAGTCAAtttgtcaattttcagcacttttaaaCTTGCTGTAGCTGTGGCATTTTTTATCAGAACCTCTTGAAATTTGGAACATTTGTAGAACTCATCAAATAGATCACACATGCCAAGTTTCAAGATATTAGTTCAGtttttgtcatatttataaacaatagcattttgagaattttttccaccaaaaaaatgatggaacttttttttttttgctgctcacCTTACCCAAAACAGCACTCCCTTAACTAAAAGGTCCCCTTTAATTTACTTCTACTCACTTCTTTCACTAATCCTTATGTTTGAGAAGCAAGATCA
Coding sequences within it:
- the LOC128330148 gene encoding uncharacterized protein LOC128330148; amino-acid sequence: MPPKKASGAAGRKRRRLEAEEAQKSSRILESFFARPGTSSSTPPPTELPAQVEEEVQPDEGGSSAHPSQVEEGVQPDEEAKAATESVDVTGGEAGGDVGSTDESETEPKEEEDTMCSELDADQEPLTVRSEVIERHDIGLLQFDKATGRPIIPDMLREEMIRLGAKYFQNSEGPFLPTKNRAMNKTWFRKRLGGGCGEEVDRPWMLYSPSKRSAFCFCCLLFSRSEHQSTLEQESGFKNWKKPERIPVHENAKNHLECFAQWIEMERNIAGNRGLIDAELRSQIEKGKQRWREILTRILNCIKYLATQNLPLRGHRESLQLYDTNVGNFLGLVKLMATCDPVMKEHLTHVESHPGSTSYLSPAVQNEFIHLMASTVRKSIPGGICKAKYYGLMFDSTPDLAHREQMSQVVRYVEIDYESHTVRVRESFLGFIELSRKDAESLTKDILEKLEKDGMELQDCRSQCYDNAAVMAGHRSGVAQRIREQNKLAVFVNCDNHSLNLVGVHAAKEDVEMESFFGTIDSLYAFFSRSTQRWQRLRDAVPVSLKSESETRWSSRTEAVKPVNNHLERILEVLLDMRDDADETVESRSDAKHLRIHLLSYEFLTLLGFWNKILA